AATTGTAAGGCTGTACAAACTAGGGTAGATACTTTCATCTTTGATCATCTTTGGCTCAAACTGTTGACACTGATGATGGAGGCACAGTCCAGTCTTACATTGAAATCACAGTGAGGCATTTTAGTTCAAGACCTGAGTATACCATATACATTACAGCAGTTAAGCTCATTGGTCTATCTACATGCATGTCCATGGCTCCTGAGGCATGTTTGTATGTGTTACTCCTGCATGTGTTGGAGGGTCCTCTGGTAGTCTCCTGGAGCTGGAGGGGAGCTCTCTGTGTGTCCCTGGAGCTCATAGTCCCTAAGGTAGTGACTGCTGTTCTGCTGGGTGAAGTACAACAGTTCCCTGGCAAACATTGGCTCCACCTGCAACACATACAGAGGTCACACTATGAATGATGAATGACAATGAATAAAGATGGCTCACATTTGCCaaatctctccctacctctccctctagttTCTGCAAATCTGTAAGGTGTAAGCAATATGCACTGCACTGTTTATATCAATCCGGACCCTGCAGATCTACAAACATTGATGAGTTGGGgtcaagggggagggagggatttgGAACCGGTTGATAGAGTCCTTTCTTTCACATCATGACTAACAAGGCTAGGCAGGCTATAGAGATGTAATTTAGTTTAAACCTTTCTCATGTTGGACTGTTATTGAAATGCATTAAAACAGTGGAAgtatgtagtgtactgtacctgtgctGTGATCATCTTGGTCTGGCGTTGGGGATCTGGGTACTCGTCACCGAAAcacagcaccacctggtgcctgGGCATGGGACGGCCATGTTGGGCATACCCCTGCAgctctggaaggagggagggagtgtacaATGAGCTTCTCACTTTATTTCACCCCAAATCATCAGTTTGCCCTCTAACAGCTGAAAACAGCTATTTTGCTCATGAAGGAGGCACCTTCAGCTGAAGAAGGTTGGGTATTGTGATACAGTAGCACTGCAAGGAATATGCTATGCTGAGAGAATAAGGTTCACAGAATCAGAAAGAGGAGTCAGTGAAACATTTTTCCAGTCATTTGCAAGGAAGTCCTTGGGTGTGAAAAATGAGTGATAAACCTGAAAACGGGGGGTGTTTCATGGAGAGACACCACGGATAGGCCGCCGCTAAGAACGTGACAAGTCTCTTACCCACTGATACCACAGTATGGAGAGGGACTTTACATTCTACAGTACGTCTCCTCcgatcatcttcatcatcatcatcacccccATTATCATCATCATAATCAGCGTCATCATAAGCATCACAATCAAAATACTGTTTCTCACCAGTGAGGAACTGCTGAGTGTCAAACAGCTTGCAGGTCTGTTCTTTCTCCAGTTTGTTGGGTTTGTCCGTGTACGGGGCCAGCGGGCCCTCCCAGTACACTCGGCTCTGGCAAAGCCGCTTGGCATAGAGCCCATCTGACGCCATCCACAGGAGCACGCCCCTCTCCAGGACGTTGGGTAGCTTCTCCGCCCCCCTCCTCTGTGACTCGGGGTAAGGGGACGGGAACAGCACCACTTCTGCACCGCTGTACAGCTTGTCCCcagggcagggggaggagggagaggaagacgaggaagaggaggaggaagacgaggTGATCTGGCAGCCTTCGGGACCAGAGGTGGTTACCTTCTTGACCAAAGCCTCACGGTAGAACAGGGACACATGCAGTCGGAagtctggaggagagaggggggaggttgTTAGAGAATAAACAAGTGAGTAGGAGTATTCCAAATAAAACAAGACGGACAGCTGTCTGAAAACAAATGTATAAACAGTGTATGTAGAGAGAAAGTGAATGAGGGAAGTTAGCAAACGACTGAACTTTACGACTTTCATAATCAGGGTACTTTAACTGTAGTGGTCTCTACAGTTACCCATCTAAAACATCAACAGTATACTCATAGAATACACTTAATATGAGAACAAAcaactaaccttattaaaacccAGATTAGGGAAGTAATTGTCCTATAAATAGCTTCTAGTTTCTAGTGGTTGGTAACAAGAAATAACAATTCAGTACACTCCACTACATCTTACTACTCCTGCCCTTTGTGTCCAGCTGTCATTGCAATGTTCGGTggtgtagcagtagcagcagcttcagcagcagcagcagtagtaactaagtaatgtagtagtagtagaataaATATGTCTTTACCAGAAAGGGTGGCCATGTTGTGGTCCATTGTAAATGCTGTGGGGTGGGACTCTGAGGAGGAGTATGAATAGAAGGAGCCAGTGAACTGATAACCTGGGAGGAAAAGATGAAAGGAGTATTGTTATTAACCGATGAATAAGTGTTTACAGAGTACATTTCATCGCGGATAATGCACTACACCTTGTTGCCATGATTTTATCTCAGGAGGAACCTGACGAGAACATGTCAAAAAAGCCCTCAATATTTTGTAGAAGTGGCAGCCACCAAAGCCTTCACTGTCAACCAAAAGCTTTTTTTACAACGTGTGTGTTTGTCATACAATGACCTTAGCCTATACAATAGTGCACTGtcttttatatttatatatatatatatatatatatatatatatatatatatatatatatatatatatatatatatatatatatataccagtcaaaagtttggacacacatacacattcaaatatatgttatatttgagattcttcaaagtagccacccggtgccttgataacagctttgcacactcttggcattctctcaaccagcttcatgaggtcagtcacctggaatgcatttcaattaacaggtgtgccttctgaCAAGATCATTTGTGGaatctctttcctttccttctttccttccttaaTGCGATTGAGCCAATcagatgtgttgtgacaaggtaggggtggtatacagaatatagccctatttggtaaaagaccaagtccatattttggcaagaatagctcaaataaggaaagagaaacaacagtccattgtTACTTTAAGAcaggaaggtcagtcaatcatgaacatttcaagaactttgaaagtttttacagtctcaaaaaccatcaagcgctatgatgaaactggccctaatgaggaccgccacaggaaaggaagaccccgagttacctctgctgcagaagataagttcattagagttaccaggctaagaaattgcagcccaaataaatgcttcacagagttcaagtaacaacatcaactgttcagaggagactgcgtgaatcaggcctccatggttgaattgctgcaaagaaaccacgacaaaaggacaacaataagaagaagagacttgcttgggccaagaaacatgagcaatggacattagaccgatgtaaatctgccctttggtctgaaatttgagatttttggttccaaccaccgtgtctttgtgagaagcagagtaggtgaacggatgatctccacatgtgtggttctcGCCGTGacgcatggaggaagaggtgtgatggtgtggaggtgctttgctggtgacaatgtctgtgttttatttcgaattcaaggcacacttaaccagcatggctaccacagcattctgcagcgatatgccctctcttctggtttgcgcttagtgggactatcatttgtttttcaacaagacaatgacccaacacacctccagcctgtgtaagggctaaatgaccaagaaggagagtgatggagtactgcatcaaatgacctagcctccacaatcacccaacctcaacccaattgagatgagaGCTTTTGACtgttattgtatatatatatatatatatatatatatatatatatatatatatatatatatatatatatatgcaatacatttggaaagtattcagacccctttttccacatgttgtgacgttacagccttattctaaaggaTTAAATTAactatttcctcatcaatctacggaCAATAACCGATAATAACAGAGCGAAAAGAGGTTTTCAGTAATGTttgcaaataaaaaacagaaatagcttatttacataagtattcagactcttttctATGAGATTCGAAaatgaactcaggtgcatcctgtttccattgatcattcttgagatgtttctacaactttattggggtccacctgtggtaattcaattgattggacatgatttggaaaggcacacacctgtctatgtaaagtcccacagttgacagtgcatgacagagcaaaaaccaagccatgaggttgaaggaattgtccgtagatctcagagacaggattgtgttgaggcacagatctggggaagggtaccaacacatttctgcagcattgaaggtccccaataacacacTGGCCATcattccatcattcttaaatggaagacatttggaaccaccaagactcttcctagagctggctgcccggtcaaactgagcaaacggaagagaagggccttggtcagggaggtgaccaagaacctgatggtcactctgaca
The sequence above is a segment of the Oncorhynchus nerka isolate Pitt River linkage group LG20, Oner_Uvic_2.0, whole genome shotgun sequence genome. Coding sequences within it:
- the LOC115102985 gene encoding interferon regulatory factor 4-like isoform X1 — translated: MCFLTEMDLEGDSGLSVSCGNGKLRQWLIDQINSSSYPGLVWENGEKSIFRIPWKHAGKQDYNRDEDAALFKAWALFKGKHREGVDKPDPPTWKTRLRCALNKSNDFDELVERSQLDISDPYKVYRIIPEGAKRGIKMAETTLHMSSESNYPMHSLYPTLHSQVSGSYIVPQERKEWKDYSHTQDHQQQPQPQHHQPPHVELQYSQCHYPSPLSRLWHTGPHTDNGYQFTGSFYSYSSSESHPTAFTMDHNMATLSDFRLHVSLFYREALVKKVTTSGPEGCQITSSSSSSSSSSSPSSPCPGDKLYSGAEVVLFPSPYPESQRRGAEKLPNVLERGVLLWMASDGLYAKRLCQSRVYWEGPLAPYTDKPNKLEKEQTCKLFDTQQFLTELQGYAQHGRPMPRHQVVLCFGDEYPDPQRQTKMITAQVEPMFARELLYFTQQNSSHYLRDYELQGHTESSPPAPGDYQRTLQHMQE
- the LOC115102985 gene encoding interferon regulatory factor 4-like isoform X2, yielding MVREMDLEGDSGLSVSCGNGKLRQWLIDQINSSSYPGLVWENGEKSIFRIPWKHAGKQDYNRDEDAALFKAWALFKGKHREGVDKPDPPTWKTRLRCALNKSNDFDELVERSQLDISDPYKVYRIIPEGAKRGIKMAETTLHMSSESNYPMHSLYPTLHSQVSGSYIVPQERKEWKDYSHTQDHQQQPQPQHHQPPHVELQYSQCHYPSPLSRLWHTGPHTDNGYQFTGSFYSYSSSESHPTAFTMDHNMATLSDFRLHVSLFYREALVKKVTTSGPEGCQITSSSSSSSSSSSPSSPCPGDKLYSGAEVVLFPSPYPESQRRGAEKLPNVLERGVLLWMASDGLYAKRLCQSRVYWEGPLAPYTDKPNKLEKEQTCKLFDTQQFLTELQGYAQHGRPMPRHQVVLCFGDEYPDPQRQTKMITAQVEPMFARELLYFTQQNSSHYLRDYELQGHTESSPPAPGDYQRTLQHMQE